The Apus apus isolate bApuApu2 chromosome 21, bApuApu2.pri.cur, whole genome shotgun sequence genome has a segment encoding these proteins:
- the TXLNA gene encoding alpha-taxilin, which yields MKNQGGETKAAPRAGGSSKPSSGLGLEEGDSPEAAAPLEAPLAPEDTKSSRPVRDVSEELSRQLEDILNTYCVDASQEAPGEDGGQGEPEEPEKGGSESPRNGEQEPGGPEMNGEKENTKGTEECGERDQKKVQEKKKAKGLGKEITLLMQTLNTLSTPEEKLAALCKKYAELLEEHRNSQKQMKILQKKQTQLVQEKDHLQSEHSKAILARSKLESLCRELQRHNRTLKEEGVQRAREEEEKRKEVTSHFQVTLNDIQLQMEQHNERNSKLRQENMELAERLKKLIEQYELREEHIDKVFKHKDLQQQLVDAKLQQAQEMLKEAEERHQREKDFLLKEAVESQRMCELMKQQETHLKQQLALYTEKFEEFQNTLSKSSEVFTTFKQEMEKMTKKIKKLEKETTMYRSRWESSNKALLEMAEEKTLRDKELEGLQVKIQRLEKLCRALQTERNDLNKKVQDLCAHPPRADTHPRDPAREGSEAQGAAPAEDFLHLGKPRPSTDPAESLGELSIGALGQSGTEEGSGGTD from the exons ATGAAGAACCAAGGCGGGGAGACCAAGGCTGCCCCACGGGCTGGTGGCTCCTCCAAACCAAGCagtgggctggggctggaggagggagacTCACCAGAAGCTGCAGCACCCCTGGAAG cccccctggcaCCCGAGGACACCAAGTCCTCCCGGCCCGTGCGCGACGTCTCGGAGGagctcagcaggcagctggaggacATCCTGAACACCTACTGTGTGGATGCCAGCCAGGAGGCCCCGGGGGAGGACggagggcagggggagcccGAGGAGCCTGAGAAGGGAGGCAGTGAATCCCCCAGGAACGGGGAGCAGGAACCGGGAGGCCCCGAGATGAATGGGGAGAAGGAGAACACCAAGGGGACTGAGGAGTGTGGGGAGCGGGACCAGAAGAAGGTTcaggagaagaagaaagccAAGGGCCTGG GCAAAGAAATCACTTTGCTGATGCAGACCCTGAACACCCTGAGCACGCCAGAGGAGAAACTAGCAGCGCTGTGCAAGAAATATGCTGAGCTG TTGGAAGAGCACCGGAACTCCCAGAAACAGATGAAGATCTTGCAGAAGAAGCAGACACAGCTGGTGCAGGAGAAGGACCACCTGCAGAGTGAGCACAGCAAGGCCATCCTGGCCCGCAGCAAGCTGGAGAGCCTGTGCCGCGAGCTCCAGAGGCACAACCGCACCCTCAAG GAGGAGGGCGTCCAGCGCgcgcgggaggaggaggagaagcgGAAGGAGGTGACATCCCACTTCCAGGTGACACTGAATGACATCCAGCTCCAGATGGAGCAGCACAACGAGAGGAACTCCAAGCTGCGCCAGGAGAAcatggagctggcagagaggcTGAAGAAGCTGATCGAGCAGTACGAGCTGCGGGAGGAG CACATCGACAAGGTGTTCAAACACAaggacctgcagcagcagctggtggatGCCAAGCTCCAGCAGGCACAGGAGATgctgaaggaggcagaggagagacACCAGCGGGAGAAGGACTTT CTGCTGAAGGAAGCTGTGGAATCACAGAGGATGTGTGAGCTGATGAAGCAGCAGGAGACCCATCTCAAGCAGCAG CTGGCTCTCTACACAGAGAAGTTTGAAGAATTCCAGAACACCCTTTCCAAAAGCAGTGAAGTGTTCACAACATTTaagcaggagatggagaag ATGACTAAGAAGAtcaagaagctggagaaggagaccACGATGTACCGCTCTCGCTGGGAGAGCAGCAACAAAGctctcctggagatggctgaagaG AAGACCCTTCGGGACAaggagctggaggggctgcaggtgaaGATCCAGCGGCTGGAGAAGCTGTGCCGAGCGCTGCAGACGGAGCGGAACGACCTCAACAAGAAGGTGCAGGATCTGTGTGCCCACCCGCCCCGCGCCGACACCCACCCCAGGGACCCGGCCCGGGAGGGCTCGgaggcacagggagctgctccagctgaggatttcctgcacctgggaaagCCAAGGCCCAGCACGGATCCTGCAGAGAGCCTGGGAGAACTGAGCATAGGAGCCTTGGGGCAGAGCGGGACTGAGGAGGGCTCGGGGGGCACAGActga
- the IQCC gene encoding IQ domain-containing protein C, which translates to MAGEGRERLLRAVTRLQACVRGFLVRRRFGSLRAEFEALVRELEGELGGLRWAGRLLPRPVFLPQVPAPGERVGVQEAAPRKQASLEIPREKLDSPEAEQDSSRGDPAAQQPSKEELSSGGDAVSPPKPGADGHTEKGGRAPEESQEWQNNSSMSPVLEKGSPEACLEIPLEDRKELPRTRAGLESYRNHLKMELLWLQQAIVSRKNFLMLKQKLGSPDL; encoded by the exons ATGGCGGGGGAGGGGCGGGAGCGGCTGCTCCGCGCTGTGACCCGCCTGCAA gcCTGCGTCAGGGGGTTCCTGGTGCGGCGGCGGTTCGGGAGCCTGCGGGCGGAGTTCGAGGCGCTGGTGCGGGAGCTGGAGGGGGAGCTGGGCGGGCTGCGCTGGGCGGGCCGGCTCCTGCCGCGGCCCGTCTTCCTGCCCCAG GTTCCAGCACCAGGGGAGCGTGTGGGTGTCCAGGAGGCTGCCCCAAGGAAGCAGGCCAGCCTGGAAATCCCTCGGGAGAAGCTGGACAGCcctgaagcagagcaggactCCAGCCGTGGGgatcctgcagcccagcagccgAGCAAGGAGGAGCTGAGCTCGGGGGGGGATGCAGTGAGCCCCCCAAAGCCTGGGGCTGATGGACACACTGAAAAGGGGGGCAGAGCCccagaggagagccaggagTGGCAGAACAACAGCAGCATGTCCCCTGTCCTGGAGAAGGGGTCTCCTGAAGCCTGCCTGG AAATTCCTCTTGAGGACAGGAAGGAGCTTCCCAGGACTCGGGCTGGTCTGGAGTCCTACAGAAATCACCTGaagatggagctgctgtggttGCAACAAGCCATTGTCAGCAGGAAAAAC ttCTTGATGCTGAAGCAGAAGCTGGGGAGTCCAGACCTGTAG
- the DCDC2B gene encoding doublecortin domain-containing protein 2B produces MSSRGFPLAPPAKKVVVHLNGDPFSPGRNFVVTQRRLQTLETFLNEVTRSIRAPLAVRNLYTPRHGHRVAELGDLQDGGQYVAAGFEKFKKLKTEVPGCEVPSGDEGKEAQQGVRGGPRAALRLCRPSRGGSAFRGFAGTSGARSAARRASPASALLTTNPPGGSKAGGGRCPRAGGYPGTGRGPGEACPEGEEGTAPGASGLFPCSHPALQFPAGAPWKPRVPARRPQPARTIRVFRNGDLLSPPFPVLLSRNTLLQWDTLLATLTKKLELQSGAVHRLCRLDGTQVSAGEELVSGHYYVAVGSEEYKELPYLELLVPQDSVWQGQQRSQRRLWQGKGKPVTLRMKSTD; encoded by the exons ATGAGCTCCCGGGGCTTCCCTCTGGCCCCTCCAGCCAAGAAGGTGGTGGTTCATCTCAATGGTGACCCCTTCTCCCCAGGGAGGAACTTTGTAGTGACCCAGCGGCGGCTCCAGACCCTGGAGACCTTTCTGAACGAGGTGACCAGGAGCATCAGGGCCCCCTTGGCTGTGAGGAACCTCTACACACCCAGGCATGGCCACCGtgtggctgagctgggggaCCTGCAGGATGGGGGTCAGTACGTGGCTGCAGGTTTTGAGAAGTTCAAAAAGCTCAA AACTGAGGTTCCAGGCTGCGAGGTGCCCAGTGGGGACGAGGGCAAAGAGGCACAGCAGGGGGTGCGGGGTGGCCCGCGGGCTGCCCTGAGGCTTTGTCGCCCCTCACGGGGAGGATCCGCGTTCAGAGGCTTCGCTGGCACTTCTGGAGCGCGTTCAGCTGCCCGCAGAGCCTCTCCAGCCTCGGCGTTGCTGACAACAAACCCGCCCGggggcagcaaagctgggggCGGGCGGTGTCCCAGAGCGGGCGGTTATCCCGGGACAGGGAGAGGCCCAGGGGAAGCGTGTCCCGAAGGAGAGGAAGGCACAGCCCCGGGTGCCTCGGGGCTGTTCCCGTGTTCCCATCCCGCTCTCCAGTTCCCTGCCGGAGCTCCCTGGAAGCCGCGTGTCCCGGCGCGGCGGCCGCAGCCCGCCCGCACCATCCG CGTGTTCCGGAACGGGGATTTGCTGAGCCCTCCCTTCCCggtgctgctctccaggaacACTCTGCTGCAGTGGGACACGCTCCTGGCCACGCTGACAAAGAAACTGGAGCTGCAGAGTGGAGCTGTTCACAG GCTCTGCAGGCTGGATGGAACTCAGGTGtctgctggggaggagctggtgAGTGGCCACTACTATGTGGCTGTGGGAAGTGAGGAGTACAAGGAACTGCCTtacctggagctgctggtgccccaGGACTCTGTGTG GCAAGGACAGCAGAGAAGTCAGAGAAGACTGTGGCAAGGAAAAGGGAAACCAGTGACACTGAGGATGAAAAGTACTGACTGA